One Benincasa hispida cultivar B227 chromosome 5, ASM972705v1, whole genome shotgun sequence genomic window carries:
- the LOC120077327 gene encoding adhesive plaque matrix protein: MAYSTFRFLVPLVMVVMLVVIAEATPPGIANNPSHATCKIKKYKHCYNLEHVCPKFCPNQCYVECASCKPICGSGDANPPPEDTPTPATPSVSSPPSNTYYSPPPPVAVTPSPPASNPTPSYSPPLPSPSPTTPSPSPPTPSSPPPPVNHPPSPPPPTNTNPPSTPPANSTPPTTSSPPPVTPSPPPTTTPTNPNPPTSPSANYPSSPPPPTNTNPPSTPPSDPTPPENPNPPSNPNPPSTPPTNPNPPTPPTPNSPSPAPPSKTPNSPSTNTPPLAPQTPSPPPSSPSAPTPPSSSSAGAAKRVRCKNVNYPQCYNMIHTCPSTCPNGCEVDCVTCKPVCHCDRPGAVCQDPRFVGGDGVTFYFHGKKDKDFCLVSDPNLHINAHFIGKRNPSLKRDFTWVQSLAILFHTHRLIIAAQKTDVWDDSIDRLTISLDDHPIILPTSEGSQSRHPAENPTVVIIRLAATNHVIVEAKGLFRITAKVVPITIEDSRIHNYGIEEGDSFAHLDVGFKFYGLSEEVNGVLGQTYGAEYVSSVNVKAAMAVMGRAEEFETSSLFAADCAVSKFRDSGRIGDGDEII, encoded by the exons ATGGCTTATTCTACATTTCGGTTTCTTGTGCCATTAGTCATGGTGGTGATGTTGGTGGTGATAGCGGAGGCAACACCGCCAGGGATTGCTAATAATCCGAGCCATGCAACATGCAAGATTAAAAAGTATAAACATTGTTATAATTTGGAACATGTTTGTCCCAAATTTTGCCCTAATCAATGTTATGTTGAATGTGCCTCTTGTAAGCCTATTTGTGGTAGTGGTGATGCCAATCCTCCACCGGAGGATACTCCCACTCCGGCCACCCCCTCTGTGTCATCTCCTCCATCGAATACTTATTATTCACCTCCGCCTCCGGTGGCGGTAACTCCAAGCCCTCCTGCTTCAAACCCCACTCCCTCGTATTCTCCTCCATTGCCTTCACCAAGTCCGACaactccttctccttctcctccAACTCCGTCATCTCCACCACCTCCGGTGAACCACCCTCCATCACCACCACCTCCAACTAATACCAACCCTCCATCGACACCTCCAGCAAATTCGACCCCTCCGACTACTTCGTCGCCTCCTCCCGTTACTCCATCACCACCTCCGACAACCACTCCTACAAATCCCAATCCTCCGACATCGCCTTCAGCAAACTACCCTTCATCACCACCGCCTCCAACAAATACCAACCCTCCTTCGACACCGCCATCAGACCCTACCCCTCCAGAAAATCCAAACCCTCCATCAAACCCTAACCCTCCATCAACACCTCCAACAAATCCTAATCCTCCGACACCACCCACTCCAAATTCTCCATCACCGGCACCACCATCCAAAACTCCCAACTCCCCATCGACTAACACTCCCCCGTTGGCTCCTCAAACACCATCTCCTCCACCTTCTTCACCATCAGCTCCAACTCCACCATCTTCGTCCTCGGCCGGCGCAGCAAAGAGAGTGAGATGCAAAAATGTGAATTATCCTCAATGTTATAACATGATTCACACTTGTCCTAGCACTTGCCCTAATGGATGTGAAGTTGATTGTGTTACTTGCAAACCCGTTTGTC ATTGCGACAGACCAGGAGCAGTATGCCAAGACCCACGTTTCGTCGGTGGCGACGGCGTAACCTTCTACTTCCACGGCAAAAAGGACAAAGATTTCTGTCTAGTTTCTGATCCCAACCTCCACATCAACGCGCATTTCATCGGAAAACGAAACCCTTCCTTAAAACGTGACTTCACTTGGGTCCAATCCCTAGCTATCCTCTTCCACACTCACCGCCTCATCATTGCTGCCCAAAAGACCGACGTTTGGGACGATTCCATTGACCGCCTCACTATTTCCCTTGACGACCACCCGATCATCCTTCCAACATCTGAAGGCAGCCAATCACGCCACCCTGCCGAAAATCCCACGGTGGTCATCATTCGACTAGCAGCGACGAACCACGTGATTGTGGAAGCCAAAGGGCTGTTTAGAATCACAGCCAAGGTAGTGCCAATAACAATAGAGGACTCGAGAATTCATAACTATGGGATTGAGGAAGGGGATTCATTTGCTCATTTGGATGTAGGGTTTAAGTTTTATGGGTTGAGTGAGGAAGTTAATGGGGTTTTGGGGCAGACTTATGGGGCTGAGTATGTGAGTAGTGTTAATGTAAAGGCAGCTATGGCAGTCATGGGGAGGGCGGAGGAGTTTGAAACTTCTAGCTTGTTTGCGGCGGATTGTGCTGTCTCTAAATTTCGTGATAGCGGCCGCATTGGCGACGGAGatgaaattatatga